A single region of the Nocardioides sp. W7 genome encodes:
- a CDS encoding ABC transporter ATP-binding protein gives MSHGRAIAFEGVEHHFDVGGTPVPALDRIDLTLEPGELVTLAGPSGCGKTTLLRLVAGFLPPTTGSVTVGGEQVRGPAEERGVVFQQPTLFPWLSVRRNVELGPKLRGVPAAERAELAEKYLRLVGLQDFGKHRPYELSGGMQQRCQIARVLANEPDIVLMDEPFGALDALTRERLQEELLEIWRATGRTILFITHSVDEAVFLGSRVLVMSPRPGRIVFDEPAVFTEAGARVPADEIRALPEYAALCDRVRHAIHQPADTASGI, from the coding sequence GTGAGCCACGGGCGTGCCATCGCGTTCGAGGGCGTCGAGCACCACTTCGACGTGGGCGGCACGCCCGTGCCCGCACTCGACCGGATCGATCTGACCCTGGAGCCCGGCGAGCTGGTGACGCTCGCCGGGCCCTCGGGGTGCGGCAAGACCACGCTGCTGCGCCTGGTCGCCGGCTTCCTGCCTCCGACGACCGGGTCGGTGACGGTCGGGGGCGAGCAGGTCCGCGGCCCGGCCGAGGAGCGTGGCGTGGTCTTCCAGCAGCCCACGCTGTTCCCCTGGCTGTCGGTGCGGCGCAACGTCGAGCTCGGCCCGAAGCTGCGCGGCGTACCGGCGGCGGAGCGAGCCGAGCTCGCCGAGAAGTACCTGCGCCTGGTGGGCCTGCAGGACTTCGGGAAGCACCGGCCCTACGAGCTGTCCGGCGGGATGCAGCAGCGCTGCCAGATCGCGCGGGTGCTGGCCAACGAGCCCGACATCGTGCTCATGGACGAGCCGTTCGGCGCCCTGGACGCCCTGACCCGGGAGCGGCTGCAGGAGGAGCTCCTCGAGATCTGGCGGGCCACCGGACGCACGATCCTCTTCATCACCCACAGCGTGGACGAGGCGGTCTTCCTGGGCTCGCGGGTCCTGGTGATGAGCCCCCGGCCGGGCCGGATCGTCTTCGACGAGCCCGCCGTCTTCACCGAGGCCGGCGCCCGGGTGCCGGCCGACGAGATCCGGGCCCTGCCGGAGTACGCCGCGCTCTGCGACCGGGTGCGGCACGCGATCCATCAGCCGGCCGACACCGCATCCGGTATCTGA
- a CDS encoding phosphatase PAP2 family protein, which translates to MTSASTQVAATPTRPASRRRAMAAYVVALLVWSLTIGIPNDTLGVCLWIWIGTVAWHADAPLETTRAWWRDWWLPMVLLVAYSLLRGVADQTFVPVNVTAPIRFDEWLGGGTTPTELLQSAWCGDPCLPGSSPRWYDTLFTTVYASHFLASLGLAGVLWVRSRGEWVRWIRRFVAMNFAGLTIYFLYPMAPPWMAGRDGFIGAVSRITSRGWSEIDLHRQSIFFGGLPNKVAAMPSLHAGFSFLLVFYAIQRFRHPARWLLLIYPLTMSLSLVYSGEHYVVDAIAGALVALAVLVGCQLWENRRARAA; encoded by the coding sequence GTGACGTCCGCGTCCACCCAGGTCGCCGCCACCCCCACCCGCCCGGCGAGTCGGCGGCGCGCGATGGCGGCGTACGTCGTCGCCCTCCTCGTGTGGAGCCTGACGATCGGCATCCCCAACGACACCCTCGGCGTGTGCCTGTGGATCTGGATCGGCACCGTGGCCTGGCACGCCGACGCGCCGCTCGAGACGACCCGGGCCTGGTGGCGCGACTGGTGGCTGCCGATGGTGCTGCTGGTGGCGTACTCGCTGCTGCGCGGCGTAGCCGACCAGACCTTCGTCCCGGTCAACGTCACCGCTCCGATCCGCTTCGACGAGTGGCTCGGCGGCGGGACCACGCCGACGGAGCTGCTGCAGAGCGCCTGGTGCGGCGACCCGTGCCTGCCGGGCTCCTCGCCGCGCTGGTACGACACGCTGTTCACCACCGTCTACGCCTCGCACTTCCTGGCCTCCCTCGGACTGGCGGGCGTGCTGTGGGTGCGCAGCCGCGGTGAGTGGGTGCGCTGGATCCGCCGGTTCGTCGCGATGAACTTCGCCGGCCTGACGATCTACTTCCTCTACCCGATGGCCCCGCCGTGGATGGCCGGTCGCGACGGGTTCATCGGCGCGGTCAGCCGGATCACCAGCCGGGGCTGGTCCGAGATCGACCTGCACCGCCAGAGCATCTTCTTCGGCGGCCTGCCCAACAAGGTCGCCGCGATGCCGTCGCTGCACGCCGGGTTCTCGTTCCTGCTGGTCTTCTACGCCATCCAGCGGTTCCGGCACCCGGCCCGCTGGCTGCTGCTGATCTACCCGCTGACCATGTCGCTGAGCCTGGTGTACTCCGGCGAGCACTACGTCGTCGACGCGATCGCCGGCGCCCTGGTCGCGCTCGCGGTGCTGGTCGGGTGCCAGCTGTGGGAGAACCGCCGGGCCCGGGCGGCCTGA
- a CDS encoding VanZ family protein encodes MLHRHPFLSLTTLAYLGFVAWLTLTPGSAAPTQSDLVLRVLARLQRYDELSWLTYDRAEFLANIALFVPVGLFLLLLFGTRFWWVAAAAAFAMTSAIETAQRSIPGRVPDERDLAANTTGAVIGIAVGVVLTLPATLRRNRARRARRATAQKTA; translated from the coding sequence ATGCTGCACCGGCACCCCTTCCTGAGCCTGACGACCCTGGCCTACCTCGGCTTCGTCGCCTGGCTGACCCTGACCCCGGGCTCGGCTGCGCCCACCCAGAGCGACCTGGTGCTGCGGGTGCTCGCCCGGCTGCAGCGGTACGACGAGCTGTCCTGGCTCACCTACGACCGGGCCGAGTTCCTGGCCAACATCGCGCTGTTCGTCCCCGTCGGGCTGTTCCTGCTGCTGCTGTTCGGCACCCGGTTCTGGTGGGTCGCCGCGGCCGCGGCGTTCGCGATGACCTCGGCGATCGAGACCGCGCAGCGCTCGATCCCCGGCCGGGTGCCCGACGAGCGCGACCTCGCCGCCAACACGACCGGCGCGGTGATCGGGATCGCGGTCGGCGTCGTGCTGACCCTCCCGGCCACCCTGCGCCGCAACCGCGCCCGCCGGGCCCGTCGGGCGACCGCCCAGAAGACGGCGTAG
- a CDS encoding pyridoxamine 5'-phosphate oxidase family protein — MTNKPGQLRDLSAPECWELLTTAPVGRIIWNTASGPEVVPVNFVADGSTIRIRTAAYSALVQKVDAERVAFEADSIDETDHSGWSVVARGRAEVRYGADDGPTPEPWVGGTRHTIVAVVVDQITGRRLTTGS; from the coding sequence ATGACGAACAAGCCGGGACAGCTGCGCGACCTGTCGGCCCCCGAGTGCTGGGAGCTGCTGACGACGGCCCCGGTGGGCCGGATCATCTGGAACACCGCGTCCGGCCCCGAGGTGGTCCCGGTCAACTTCGTCGCCGACGGCTCCACCATCCGGATCCGGACCGCGGCGTACTCCGCCCTGGTGCAGAAGGTCGACGCCGAGCGGGTCGCATTCGAGGCGGACTCGATCGACGAGACCGACCACTCCGGCTGGAGCGTGGTGGCCCGGGGCCGCGCCGAGGTCCGGTACGGCGCGGACGACGGCCCCACGCCCGAGCCGTGGGTGGGCGGGACGCGGCACACCATCGTCGCCGTCGTCGTCGACCAGATCACCGGTCGCCGGCTGACGACGGGCAGCTGA
- a CDS encoding MMPL family transporter, whose translation MHRQIAGRLTSPVTKWIVLAVVVLLTGALGSLGSQLADVKDNEQASWVPAEAESTRVSEQLSDAIDPNDIPTLVAYHRESGLTEADLAALEEHAQEIAGLEGVTDAGVLSPQTAEEIRAQGGKAPELVSEDGQVAYLYFVFNLGSEGWNKIADPVEEIQDLTAIDGVDVYVGGFGGQAYDFINSFDGSHVTLLMITFGVVILILLVTYRSPVLWILPILCAIVANTMAGGVVYLLAKYADLTVNDQSQYILSILVIGAGTDYALLLVARYREELRRHEDRHEAMAYALHRATPAILASAATVVVGLLCLVFADLNSTASLGPVLAVGVAVTFLVMVTLLPALLVIVGRWIFWPVRPTFASAEPTQSGLWSRVGKRIAVRPRIVWVGTTIALLVACLGMLRLDASGLSTEDSFTERFDSIIAQELLTDHGLSDNSNTVQVVAADEQLAAVEEAVTAVEGLGSPTDATSLGNGRSYFEVPIRADISSETAFGIVEATRTAAHAVDGADALVGGGAAFYLDTKTASLRDNKVVIPLVLLVVLLILIILLRALVAPLLLMLTVVLSFGAALGLSALLFEYVFDFAGSDAGFPLFAFVFLVALGIDYNIFLMTRVREETATFGTRRGSLIALASTGGVITSAGLVLAATFLALATLPFVFLVQLGVAVALGVLLDTLIVRSVLVTALNLDLGSRIWWPSKLDRGPLSGPPASSEDSEVSLTR comes from the coding sequence ATGCACCGTCAGATCGCCGGCCGGCTCACCAGCCCGGTCACGAAGTGGATCGTCCTCGCCGTCGTCGTACTCCTGACCGGTGCGCTCGGCTCGCTGGGCAGTCAGCTCGCCGACGTCAAGGACAACGAGCAGGCGTCCTGGGTGCCCGCCGAGGCGGAGTCGACCCGGGTGTCCGAGCAGCTCTCGGACGCGATCGACCCCAACGACATCCCGACCCTGGTCGCCTACCACCGGGAGTCCGGCCTCACCGAGGCCGACCTGGCCGCGCTGGAGGAGCACGCCCAGGAGATCGCCGGCCTCGAGGGCGTCACCGACGCCGGCGTCCTCTCACCGCAGACGGCCGAGGAGATCCGGGCCCAGGGCGGCAAGGCTCCCGAGCTGGTCTCCGAGGACGGCCAGGTCGCCTACCTCTACTTCGTCTTCAACCTCGGCTCCGAGGGCTGGAACAAGATCGCCGACCCGGTGGAGGAGATCCAGGACCTGACCGCGATCGACGGGGTCGACGTCTACGTCGGCGGCTTCGGCGGCCAGGCCTACGACTTCATCAACTCCTTCGACGGCTCCCACGTGACCCTGCTCATGATCACCTTCGGGGTCGTCATCCTGATCCTGCTGGTGACCTACCGCAGCCCGGTGCTGTGGATCCTGCCGATCCTCTGCGCCATCGTGGCCAACACGATGGCCGGCGGCGTCGTCTACCTCCTGGCCAAGTACGCCGACCTGACCGTCAACGACCAGAGCCAGTACATCCTCAGCATCCTGGTGATCGGCGCCGGCACCGACTACGCGCTGCTGCTGGTCGCGCGCTACCGGGAGGAGCTGCGCCGCCACGAGGACCGCCACGAGGCGATGGCCTACGCGCTGCACCGGGCGACACCGGCGATCCTGGCCTCCGCGGCCACCGTGGTCGTCGGCCTGCTCTGCCTGGTCTTCGCCGACCTGAACTCCACGGCGAGCCTCGGACCGGTGCTGGCCGTGGGCGTGGCCGTGACCTTCCTGGTGATGGTCACCCTGCTGCCCGCGCTGCTGGTGATCGTCGGTCGCTGGATCTTCTGGCCCGTGCGTCCCACCTTCGCCTCCGCCGAGCCGACCCAGTCCGGGCTCTGGTCCCGCGTGGGCAAGCGGATCGCCGTCCGGCCCCGGATCGTGTGGGTCGGTACGACGATCGCCCTGCTGGTCGCCTGCCTCGGGATGCTGCGCCTCGACGCGTCGGGCCTGTCGACCGAGGACTCCTTCACCGAGCGGTTCGACTCGATCATCGCCCAGGAGCTGCTCACCGACCACGGGCTGAGCGACAACTCCAACACCGTCCAGGTGGTGGCCGCCGACGAGCAGCTGGCCGCCGTCGAGGAGGCCGTCACGGCCGTCGAGGGCCTCGGCAGCCCGACCGACGCCACCTCGCTGGGCAACGGTCGGTCCTACTTCGAGGTGCCGATCAGGGCGGACATCTCCTCGGAGACGGCGTTCGGGATCGTGGAGGCGACCCGGACGGCCGCGCACGCGGTCGACGGCGCGGATGCCCTGGTCGGCGGCGGCGCGGCGTTCTACCTGGACACCAAGACCGCCTCGCTGCGGGACAACAAGGTCGTCATCCCGCTGGTCCTGCTCGTGGTGCTGCTGATCCTCATCATCCTGCTGCGCGCCCTGGTCGCCCCGCTGCTGCTGATGCTGACCGTCGTCCTCTCCTTCGGGGCCGCCCTCGGCCTCTCGGCCCTGCTCTTCGAGTACGTCTTCGACTTCGCGGGCTCCGACGCCGGCTTCCCGCTCTTCGCGTTCGTGTTCCTGGTCGCCCTGGGCATCGACTACAACATCTTCCTGATGACCCGGGTCCGGGAGGAGACGGCCACCTTCGGCACCCGACGCGGCTCGCTGATCGCGCTGGCCTCGACCGGTGGGGTGATCACCTCCGCCGGACTGGTGCTCGCGGCCACGTTCCTCGCCCTCGCGACGCTGCCGTTCGTCTTCCTGGTGCAGCTGGGCGTCGCCGTGGCCCTGGGCGTACTGCTCGACACCCTGATCGTGCGGTCGGTGCTCGTGACGGCGCTCAACCTCGACCTCGGCTCGCGGATCTGGTGGCCGTCCAAGCTCGACCGGGGACCACTGAGCGGGCCACCGGCGTCCTCCGAGGACAGCGAGGTTAGCCTGACGAGATGA
- a CDS encoding bifunctional FO biosynthesis protein CofGH, with protein sequence MTDRPTPQQVRRALARAERGAALDVPEATALLAATGDELDRLTLAAARVRDASLVAAGRVVDGRGMVTYSPKVFIPVTKLCRDKCHYCTFVETPGHARREGREPYLSPDEILEIASQGAAMGCLEALFTLGDRPEDRWPEAREWLDERGYDSTLAYVRAMAIRVLEETGLLPHLNPGVMSWEEMNRLKPVSPSMGMMLETTSRRLFDTKGEAHFGSPDKDPEVRLRVLEDAGRLSIPFTTGLLVGIGETLTERAETIFALRATSRAYGAVQEVIVQNFRAKPDTAMRHTDDLDLDEYRAAIAVTRLVLGPKARIQAPPNLVDHAVGSAECRALLDAGVDDWGGVSPLTPDHVNPERPWPSLDRLRAITAECGFELQARLTVHPEYVRAALDGGSPWLDPRITAHVAALAIPSGPLAGFARPGVRPVGLPWQEPDGGFASAGRTDLFATVDTDGRTEDRRSDFADVYGDWDAVKAAASGTAMIDGAPAVLHAEGREAMAAAEADPGNLSDEHALTLMTAEGPLLEQVVQLADALRKETVGDDVTYVVNRNINFTNVCYVGCRFCAFAQRRTDADAYSLSYDDVADRAQEAWELGATEVCMQGGIDPELPATAYFDLVAAVKQRVPEMHVHAFSPMEVVNGTARTGLSIEDFLIKARESGLGSLPGTAAEILDDEVRWVLTKGKLPTRTWIEVVSTAHRVGIPTTSTMMYGHVDNPKHWVGHLRVLSRIQDETGGFTEFVPLPFVHTSAPIYLAGVARPGPTLRDNLAVHAMARILLHGRIPNIQTSWVKLGVEGTRAMLGAGANDVGGTLMEETISRMAGSEHGSAKTVAELIEIGAGIDRPVRERTTTYTLR encoded by the coding sequence ATGACGGACAGGCCCACTCCCCAGCAGGTACGCCGGGCCCTTGCTCGGGCCGAGCGGGGAGCGGCGCTCGACGTGCCTGAGGCGACCGCGCTGCTCGCGGCGACCGGGGACGAGCTCGACCGGCTGACGCTCGCGGCTGCGCGGGTCCGCGACGCGAGCCTGGTCGCCGCCGGCCGGGTGGTCGACGGGCGCGGCATGGTGACGTACTCGCCGAAGGTCTTCATCCCGGTCACCAAGCTGTGCCGCGACAAGTGCCACTACTGCACCTTCGTCGAGACGCCGGGCCACGCCCGGCGCGAGGGCCGCGAGCCGTACCTCTCCCCCGACGAGATCCTCGAGATCGCCTCCCAGGGTGCGGCCATGGGCTGCCTGGAAGCGCTGTTCACACTCGGCGACCGGCCCGAGGACCGCTGGCCCGAGGCCCGGGAGTGGCTCGACGAGCGCGGCTACGACTCGACGCTGGCCTACGTCCGCGCGATGGCGATCCGGGTGCTGGAGGAGACCGGGCTGCTGCCCCACCTCAACCCCGGCGTGATGTCGTGGGAGGAGATGAACCGGCTCAAGCCGGTCTCGCCCTCGATGGGGATGATGCTCGAGACCACCTCGCGCCGGCTCTTCGACACGAAGGGCGAGGCGCACTTCGGCTCCCCCGACAAGGACCCCGAGGTCCGGCTGCGGGTGCTCGAGGACGCGGGCCGACTCTCGATCCCGTTCACCACCGGCCTGCTGGTCGGCATCGGCGAGACGCTGACCGAGCGCGCCGAGACGATCTTCGCGCTGCGCGCGACCTCGCGGGCGTACGGCGCCGTGCAGGAGGTGATCGTCCAGAACTTCCGGGCCAAGCCGGACACCGCGATGCGGCACACCGACGACCTCGACCTCGACGAGTACCGCGCCGCCATCGCGGTCACCCGGCTCGTGCTCGGCCCCAAGGCGCGCATCCAGGCGCCGCCGAACCTGGTCGACCACGCCGTCGGGTCGGCCGAGTGCCGGGCCCTCCTCGACGCCGGTGTCGACGACTGGGGCGGGGTCTCCCCGCTGACCCCCGACCACGTGAACCCCGAGCGCCCCTGGCCCTCACTCGATCGGCTGCGGGCGATCACCGCCGAGTGCGGCTTCGAGCTGCAGGCGCGGCTGACCGTGCACCCCGAATACGTCCGGGCCGCCCTCGACGGCGGGAGCCCGTGGCTCGACCCGCGGATCACGGCCCACGTCGCGGCGCTGGCGATCCCGTCCGGACCGCTGGCCGGGTTCGCGCGCCCCGGCGTACGACCGGTCGGACTGCCGTGGCAGGAGCCCGACGGCGGGTTCGCCTCGGCCGGCCGCACCGACCTCTTCGCGACCGTCGACACCGACGGCCGCACCGAGGACCGGCGCTCGGACTTCGCCGACGTGTACGGCGACTGGGACGCCGTCAAGGCCGCCGCCTCCGGCACCGCGATGATCGACGGCGCCCCCGCGGTGCTGCACGCCGAGGGCCGCGAGGCGATGGCCGCGGCCGAGGCCGACCCCGGCAACCTCTCCGACGAGCACGCCCTGACCCTGATGACGGCCGAGGGGCCACTGCTCGAGCAGGTCGTCCAACTGGCCGACGCACTCCGCAAGGAGACGGTCGGCGACGACGTGACCTACGTCGTCAACCGGAACATCAACTTCACCAACGTCTGCTACGTCGGCTGCCGCTTCTGCGCCTTCGCCCAGCGCCGCACCGACGCCGACGCCTACTCCCTGTCGTACGACGACGTCGCCGACCGGGCCCAGGAGGCCTGGGAGCTCGGCGCGACCGAGGTCTGCATGCAGGGCGGCATCGACCCCGAGCTGCCCGCCACGGCGTACTTCGACCTGGTCGCGGCCGTGAAGCAGCGGGTGCCGGAGATGCACGTGCACGCCTTCTCGCCCATGGAGGTCGTCAACGGCACCGCCCGCACCGGGCTGTCGATCGAGGACTTCCTGATCAAGGCCCGCGAGTCCGGACTCGGGTCGCTGCCCGGCACCGCCGCGGAGATCCTCGACGACGAGGTCCGCTGGGTGCTGACCAAGGGCAAGCTCCCGACGCGCACCTGGATCGAGGTCGTCTCCACCGCGCACCGCGTGGGCATCCCGACGACGAGCACGATGATGTACGGCCACGTCGACAACCCGAAGCACTGGGTCGGTCACCTCCGGGTCCTGTCGCGCATCCAGGACGAGACCGGTGGGTTCACCGAGTTCGTGCCGCTGCCGTTCGTGCACACCTCCGCCCCGATCTACCTCGCCGGCGTGGCCCGCCCCGGACCGACCCTGCGCGACAACCTCGCCGTACACGCGATGGCCCGGATCCTGCTGCACGGCCGGATCCCGAACATCCAGACCTCGTGGGTCAAGCTCGGCGTCGAGGGCACCCGAGCGATGCTCGGCGCCGGCGCCAACGACGTCGGCGGGACCCTGATGGAGGAGACCATCTCCCGGATGGCCGGCTCCGAGCACGGCTCGGCCAAGACGGTCGCCGAGCTCATCGAGATCGGCGCCGGCATCGACCGCCCGGTGCGCGAGCGCACCACCACCTACACCCTGCGCTGA
- a CDS encoding substrate-binding domain-containing protein — MKRKHSLVLVGMLGVAMSLTACGDDSDSGSEGSEGSTGDSSAAAGKIGVILPDTESSVRWESADRPALEAAFKEAGVEYDIQNAEGDAERMTQIADTMIGNGVTVLAIVNLDSESGAAIQEKAESQGVATIDYDRLTLNGTAQYYVSFDNTLVGELQGQGLADCLGDKKANIVFLNGSPTDNNATLFADGAHSVLDPMTNFTVVGEQAVPEWDNEEAATIFQQLYTAADGKVDGVLAANDGLGGAAIGILEGNGQAGKVPVTGQDATVEGLQNILAGTQCMTVYKSATQEAGALADAAIALVNGEDAQTTGTTKDSESGREVPSILLEPLSITKDNVGDVITDGGQTVEDVCTGSYAALCTEAGIS, encoded by the coding sequence GTGAAGCGGAAGCACAGCTTGGTCCTGGTCGGGATGCTCGGTGTGGCGATGTCGCTCACCGCATGTGGTGACGACTCGGACTCCGGTAGCGAAGGCAGCGAGGGCAGTACCGGCGACAGCTCGGCCGCGGCCGGCAAGATCGGCGTCATCCTCCCCGACACCGAGTCGTCGGTCCGCTGGGAGAGCGCGGACCGCCCGGCCCTCGAGGCCGCCTTCAAGGAGGCCGGCGTCGAGTACGACATCCAGAACGCCGAGGGCGACGCGGAGCGGATGACCCAGATCGCCGACACCATGATCGGCAACGGCGTCACGGTCCTGGCGATCGTCAACCTCGACTCCGAGTCGGGCGCGGCCATCCAGGAGAAGGCCGAGTCGCAGGGCGTGGCCACCATCGACTACGACCGCCTGACCCTCAACGGCACCGCGCAGTACTACGTCTCGTTCGACAACACCTTGGTCGGCGAGCTGCAGGGCCAGGGCCTGGCGGACTGCCTGGGTGACAAGAAGGCGAACATCGTCTTCCTCAACGGCTCGCCCACCGACAACAACGCGACCCTGTTCGCCGACGGCGCCCACAGCGTCCTGGACCCGATGACCAACTTCACGGTCGTCGGGGAGCAGGCCGTCCCGGAGTGGGACAACGAGGAGGCGGCGACGATCTTCCAGCAGCTGTACACGGCTGCTGACGGCAAGGTCGACGGCGTGCTCGCGGCCAACGACGGTCTCGGCGGCGCCGCCATCGGCATCCTCGAGGGCAACGGCCAGGCCGGCAAGGTCCCGGTCACCGGCCAGGACGCCACGGTCGAGGGCCTGCAGAACATCCTCGCCGGCACCCAGTGCATGACGGTCTACAAGTCCGCCACGCAGGAGGCCGGCGCGCTGGCCGACGCCGCGATCGCCCTGGTGAACGGCGAGGACGCCCAGACCACCGGCACCACCAAGGACTCCGAGAGCGGCCGCGAGGTCCCCTCGATCCTGCTCGAGCCGCTGTCCATCACCAAGGACAACGTCGGCGACGTCATCACCGACGGCGGCCAGACGGTGGAGGACGTCTGCACCGGCAGCTACGCCGCCCTCTGCACCGAGGCCGGCATCTCCTGA
- a CDS encoding ATP-binding cassette domain-containing protein, with amino-acid sequence MTQPLLELRGVNKSFGVVHVLHDVDFAVYPGQVTALVGDNGAGKSTLVKIIAGIYGRDSGDYLFEGQDVHVHGPRDVAGLGVEVVYQDLALCDNLDIVENMFLGREETGRIGLDEVTMESRARETLASLSVRTVKSVRQSVASLSGGQRQTVAIAKAVLWNSKVVLLDEPTAALGVAQTRQVLDLVRRLADRGLGVVLISHNMGDVFEVADRITALYLGRVAADVWVEDVTHSQIVELITAGRSGDLGIAENPVTATV; translated from the coding sequence ATGACACAGCCGCTGCTCGAACTGCGCGGGGTCAACAAGAGCTTCGGCGTGGTGCACGTCCTGCACGACGTCGACTTCGCCGTCTATCCCGGTCAGGTGACCGCGCTGGTGGGCGACAACGGTGCCGGCAAGTCCACGCTGGTCAAGATCATCGCGGGCATCTACGGCCGCGACAGCGGCGACTACCTGTTCGAGGGCCAGGACGTCCACGTGCACGGACCGCGCGACGTCGCGGGCCTCGGCGTCGAGGTCGTCTACCAGGACCTCGCACTCTGCGACAACCTCGACATCGTCGAGAACATGTTCCTCGGCCGCGAGGAGACCGGGCGCATCGGCCTCGACGAGGTCACCATGGAGTCGCGCGCCCGCGAGACGCTCGCCTCCCTGTCGGTGCGCACCGTGAAGTCGGTGCGCCAGAGCGTCGCGAGCCTCTCCGGCGGCCAGCGCCAGACCGTGGCGATCGCCAAGGCCGTGCTCTGGAACTCCAAGGTCGTCCTCCTCGATGAGCCGACCGCCGCGCTCGGCGTCGCGCAGACCCGCCAGGTCCTCGATCTGGTACGACGGCTCGCGGACCGCGGTCTCGGCGTCGTGCTGATCTCGCACAACATGGGTGACGTCTTCGAGGTCGCCGACCGGATCACCGCCCTCTACCTCGGCCGGGTGGCCGCCGACGTCTGGGTCGAGGACGTCACGCACAGCCAGATCGTCGAGCTCATCACCGCCGGACGCTCCGGGGACCTCGGCATCGCCGAGAACCCCGTGACCGCGACTGTCTGA
- a CDS encoding ABC transporter permease, translating to MTVGSDTPSQVTGSDFTIDDRQAVTIGDSARDYVNRLRGGDMGSLPAILGLVVLFIVFSSLHDRFLTTYNMANLVIQAGSICVLAMGLVFVLLLGEIDLSAGVAGGASATIIALALIDYDWTWWLATLAGIAVGAVIGLAIGSLVSFLGIPSFVVTLAFFLALQAVPLKLIGSGGSLRFNDEVLRGLSIKNVPVTAGWIAAGVIVVGYAALSLWRYRSRSARGLVHKPLALVVIQIVVLGAIVLGLTALLSSNRAPNPAVFNISGIPWVLPVVVALLLFWTFVLSRTRFGRHLYAVGGNAEAARRAGISVTRIKITAFVICSSMAAISGLLAASYTGKVSPGSGGGNELLYAVGAAVIGGTSLFGGRGRAIDAVVGGLVIATIPNGLGLLNQASYINFLVTGGVLLLAASVDAISRRRRSAAGV from the coding sequence ATGACCGTCGGATCCGACACCCCCTCGCAGGTCACCGGCAGCGACTTCACCATCGACGACCGCCAGGCCGTGACCATCGGCGACTCGGCGCGCGACTACGTCAACCGCCTCCGGGGCGGCGACATGGGCTCGCTGCCGGCCATCCTCGGCCTGGTCGTCCTGTTCATCGTCTTCAGCTCGCTCCACGACCGGTTCCTCACGACGTACAACATGGCCAACCTGGTCATCCAGGCCGGCTCCATCTGCGTCCTGGCCATGGGCCTGGTCTTCGTCCTGCTGCTCGGCGAGATCGACCTGTCGGCGGGCGTCGCGGGCGGCGCCTCGGCCACGATCATCGCGCTGGCGCTGATCGACTACGACTGGACCTGGTGGCTCGCGACCCTCGCCGGCATCGCCGTCGGAGCCGTGATCGGGCTGGCGATCGGCTCGCTCGTCTCGTTCCTGGGCATCCCGTCCTTCGTCGTGACCCTGGCCTTCTTCCTCGCCCTGCAGGCGGTGCCGCTGAAGCTGATCGGCTCCGGCGGCTCGCTCCGGTTCAACGACGAGGTGCTGCGCGGCCTGTCGATCAAGAACGTGCCGGTGACGGCCGGCTGGATCGCCGCCGGGGTGATCGTCGTCGGCTATGCGGCCCTCTCGCTGTGGCGCTACCGCTCCCGCTCCGCACGCGGCCTGGTGCACAAGCCGCTCGCGCTCGTGGTCATCCAGATCGTCGTGCTCGGCGCGATCGTGCTGGGCCTGACCGCCCTGCTCAGCTCCAACCGGGCGCCGAACCCGGCCGTCTTCAACATCAGCGGCATCCCGTGGGTGCTGCCCGTCGTGGTCGCACTGCTGCTCTTCTGGACCTTCGTCCTCTCCCGGACCCGCTTCGGCCGGCACCTGTACGCCGTCGGCGGCAACGCCGAGGCCGCCCGCCGGGCCGGCATCAGCGTCACCCGGATCAAGATCACCGCCTTCGTGATCTGCTCCTCGATGGCCGCGATCAGCGGTCTGCTGGCGGCGTCGTACACCGGCAAGGTCTCGCCGGGCTCCGGTGGCGGCAACGAGCTCCTGTACGCCGTGGGCGCCGCCGTGATCGGCGGCACCAGCCTGTTCGGCGGCCGCGGCCGGGCGATCGACGCGGTCGTCGGCGGTCTGGTCATCGCGACCATTCCGAACGGTTTGGGCCTGCTCAACCAGGCCAGTTACATAAACTTCCTGGTGACCGGCGGCGTGCTGCTGCTGGCCGCGAGTGTGGACGCCATCTCGCGCCGTCGTCGTTCCGCAGCAGGCGTCTAG